A region from the Triticum urartu cultivar G1812 chromosome 1, Tu2.1, whole genome shotgun sequence genome encodes:
- the LOC125535766 gene encoding protein synthesis inhibitor I-like, whose product MALHRLTKLMVCLLATTALLFAGGAAGKAGPPAGRQAGGHGTGALPPLPPAAAPLRGARGAVALVLPEAQDQESQGAGARPPLPPAGAPLPRARGTGALPPLPPAAAPLRRARGAVALPQVQGQESHGTGAGPLLPPAATPLPHAGVETITTLQSDPSPAMKLTYEVTKTKYMKFQQSLYRMLTSSGREVENVPELAPQTGPKKQPPMWILITIEVEKPQEAVVLAVRTDNVYIVGFKNAAGVWFAFSDDKDLIKGSTPLPKSHDYRNLVGGRKKLKDLDVDQDAVAQDVRFLSTYRLPSRPDTAHNAMLGTSLGRLSLVVAEAARLKTINATVVAAMDEKGPSRITLQQTKLIVVWGVTSKALLDWKKNGVWNPEDSEDVKEAGIHGAQDAVSALKVILVPIGYKREAEED is encoded by the coding sequence ATGGCTCTCCATCGCCTCACCAAGCTGATGGTGTGCTTGCTGGCAACCACGGCACTGTTGTTTGCCGGCGGCGCGGCAGGCAAGGCTGGACCACCAGCTGGCCGTCAGGCTGGCGGCCACGGCACCGGAGCCCTGCCACCGCTACCTCCCGCGGCAGCTCCTCTGCGGGGGGCCCGTGGCGCCGTCGCTCTCGTCCTGCcagaagcccaagaccaagaGAGCCAGGGCGCCGGAGCACGCCCGCCGCTACCTCCAGCCGGAGCTCCTCTGCCGCGCGCCCGCGGCACCGGAGCCCTGCCACCGCTACCTCCCGCTGCAGCTCCTCTGCGGCGCGCCCGTGGCGCCGTCGCCCTGCCCCAAGTCCAAGGCCAAGAAAGCCACGGCACCGGAGCAGGCCCACTGCTACCTCCGGCCGCAACCCCTCTGCCTCACGCCGGCGTGGAGACGATCACGACGCTGCAGTCCGACCCATCGCCGGCGATGAAGCTCACTTACGAAGTCACCAAGACAAAGTACATGAAGTTCCAGCAAAGCCTTTACCGGATGCTGACGTCCAGCGGGAGGGAGGTGGAAAACGTTCCCGAGCTGGCTCCCCAGACGGGCCCCAAGAAGCAGCCGCCGATGTGGATCCTGATCACCATCGAAGTCGAGAAGCCGCAGGAGGCGGTAGTTCTCGCCGTGCGGACCGACAATGTCTACATTGTCGGTTTCAAGAACGCGGCGGGAGTCTGGTTCGCCTTCTCCGATGACAAAGACCTAATCAAAGGTTCGACGCCGCTCCCCAAGTCGCATGACTACCGCAACCTCGTCGGTGGCCGCAAGAAGCTGAAGGACCTCGACGTCGACCAGGACGCCGTCGCGCAAGACGTTCGCTTCCTGTCGACGTACAGGCTCCCTTCCCGGCCGGACACGGCCCACAACGCCATGCTCGGTACGAGCCTGGGGAGGCTGTCCCTTGTGGTCGCCGAGGCGGCAAGGTTGAAGACGATCAACGCCACGGTGGTGGCGGCGATGGATGAGAAAGGCCCGAGCCGGATCACCCTACAGCAGACGAAACTCATCGTCGTTTGGGGCGTGACGTCCAAGGCACTGCTTGATTGGAAAAAGAATGGAGTATGGAACCCGGAAGATAGCGAGGACGTAAAAGAAGCGGGCATCCACGGCGCACAAGATGCCGTTAGCGCGCTCAAGGTTATTCTTGTGCCCATTGGGTACAAACGGGAGGCTGAGGAAGATTAA